One genomic window of Chitinophagaceae bacterium includes the following:
- a CDS encoding T9SS type A sorting domain-containing protein produces MKKFTLTFTGLLLASVMFAQTTVTHQPPTVRPEHYKGPTLVPGSFAGNEQMPVPTQSTTSTSPIGQTQTIRDFTEAVIGTTFYDLQSNNAISDRLVYNSSTGTVSAAWTFSAGNQATDRGTGYNFYDGTAWGTQPTERVESERTGFTNICIPSSGIENVMAHNTTSFVMQHSYRASAGTGAWTESLTDLENDAVGGNLWSKVATNGNNVHLISLTTPTGNGGALYNGLNGTPMYYRSTDGGTTWDKTNVELPDITSENYIGFAGDAYQIDANGNTVAIVVGGSISNDVLLYKSTDNGDTWTKTIVYQHPYFKFTDDTITDMNNDGVADSIRIADGSFAILVDNSGMVHLWWGDMFILNDIVGDAAYSYYFTNALMYWDENMTDATMIENLGSQDLDQSGYIEFNDIGTFPFKGLTSYPSAAIDVNGNIYLSYMAVVENSSDPDGKSMRHIYVSVSQDNGESWADPIDVVSDEFAEGAYACLARTVDDNVRLIYQRDFCAGISTTSGNPDPCNAGVENEIVYVSLPVFDLGIDVGVPGVNTSDASISVYPNPSTGFTTLAFNKLDQNDVSISVTNSIGRTVMTLNAVKVNNNKTDLDLSGMENGIYYVNIKSANSNTTIPLTLLNK; encoded by the coding sequence ATGAAAAAATTTACACTCACATTCACAGGTCTTTTATTGGCAAGCGTCATGTTTGCCCAAACAACAGTGACCCACCAGCCACCAACTGTAAGACCTGAACATTACAAAGGTCCCACGTTGGTTCCCGGGAGTTTTGCAGGCAATGAACAGATGCCTGTTCCCACACAATCAACAACCAGTACTTCGCCCATCGGTCAGACACAGACCATCCGCGATTTCACAGAAGCAGTAATTGGTACTACCTTCTATGACCTGCAGTCAAACAATGCAATTTCCGACCGCCTCGTCTATAACAGCAGCACCGGAACTGTATCCGCAGCCTGGACTTTCTCAGCGGGCAATCAGGCCACTGATCGTGGCACTGGTTATAATTTTTATGATGGAACTGCCTGGGGCACGCAACCTACCGAGCGTGTTGAAAGTGAACGCACAGGCTTCACCAACATCTGCATACCATCAAGTGGCATTGAAAATGTAATGGCCCATAATACCACTTCATTTGTAATGCAACATTCTTACCGTGCATCCGCAGGCACAGGTGCATGGACTGAAAGTCTTACCGATCTGGAAAATGATGCGGTGGGCGGAAACCTTTGGTCGAAAGTAGCCACCAATGGAAATAATGTTCATTTGATTTCCCTTACTACTCCTACCGGGAATGGGGGTGCCTTATACAATGGTTTGAATGGAACACCGATGTACTACCGTTCAACAGACGGTGGAACAACCTGGGATAAAACCAATGTAGAGCTTCCGGATATCACTTCTGAAAACTATATCGGCTTCGCCGGTGACGCTTACCAGATTGATGCGAATGGAAATACAGTGGCAATAGTTGTTGGCGGAAGTATTTCCAATGATGTGCTACTCTACAAATCAACAGACAATGGTGACACCTGGACCAAAACCATCGTGTATCAGCATCCTTATTTTAAGTTTACAGATGACACCATCACTGACATGAATAATGATGGCGTGGCCGACAGCATTCGAATTGCAGATGGTTCTTTCGCTATTCTGGTGGACAACAGTGGAATGGTGCATTTGTGGTGGGGAGATATGTTTATTCTGAATGATATTGTGGGTGATGCGGCTTACTCCTATTATTTTACGAATGCTTTGATGTATTGGGATGAAAACATGACCGATGCTACGATGATTGAAAATTTAGGTTCACAAGATCTTGATCAGAGCGGTTACATTGAATTCAATGACATTGGAACATTTCCATTCAAAGGTCTTACTTCCTATCCGAGTGCAGCGATCGATGTAAACGGCAACATCTATCTGTCTTACATGGCGGTAGTGGAGAATTCATCTGATCCTGATGGTAAATCGATGCGTCACATTTATGTATCGGTAAGCCAGGACAATGGCGAATCATGGGCTGATCCTATTGATGTGGTTAGCGATGAGTTTGCTGAAGGTGCTTATGCATGTCTGGCCCGAACAGTTGATGACAATGTGCGCCTTATTTATCAACGCGACTTTTGTGCTGGTATCTCAACAACAAGTGGCAATCCTGATCCCTGCAACGCGGGCGTGGAAAATGAAATAGTGTATGTGTCATTGCCGGTGTTTGACCTCGGCATCGATGTTGGTGTGCCTGGGGTGAATACTTCTGATGCTTCCATTTCTGTCTATCCGAATCCCTCAACAGGTTTTACCACACTGGCTTTTAACAAGCTTGACCAAAATGATGTTTCCATTTCAGTTACTAATAGCATTGGAAGAACTGTAATGACGCTGAATGCTGTTAAGGTTAACAATAACAAAACAGACCTCGATCTTTCAGGAATGGAAAACGGCATCTATTATGTAAATATTAAATCAGCCAACAGCAATACCACTATTCCGCTGACACTGCTCAACAAATAG
- a CDS encoding CTP synthase, with product MATTKYIFVTGGVTSSLGKGIISASLAKLLQARGFKVTIQKFDPYINVDPGTLNPYEHGECYVTDDGAETDLDLGHYERFLNHPTSQANNVTTGKIYQEVINKEREGAYLGKTVQVIPHITDEIKRRIQLLGNSGDYELVITEIGGTVGDIESLPYIEAVRQMKWELGNSNCLVIHLTLVPYLKAAKELKTKPTQHSVKELLENGVQPDILVCRTEHHLNNDLRRKIALFCNVTTNAVIESIDAESIYDVPLLMLKENLDKTVLSKLKLRTGDEPNLDNWKEFMGKLKNPTSEVKIGLIGKYVELADAYKSIRESFVHAGTINECKVDLISIHSEHINPKNVHHLLGELNGILVAPGFGPRGIEGKVTAIKYARENNLPFFGICLGMQCAVVEYARNVLGWPEANSTEMDTETNVPVIDMMEEQKKVVLKGGTMRLGSYECTLKKSSKAYQAYGHVSIFERHRHRYEFNNKYLSAFEETGFMATGTNPESNLVEVIELKKHPWFVGVQYHPELKSTVDNPHPLFVKFISAAIEDQKRKESNPTAVIEEKTPVYL from the coding sequence ATGGCAACCACTAAATACATCTTCGTTACGGGCGGAGTTACCTCCTCGCTTGGAAAAGGAATCATCTCCGCATCTCTTGCAAAATTGCTGCAGGCAAGAGGTTTCAAAGTAACGATCCAGAAGTTTGACCCTTACATCAATGTTGATCCGGGAACGCTCAATCCGTATGAACATGGCGAATGTTATGTAACCGATGACGGCGCCGAAACGGATCTTGACCTCGGTCATTACGAACGGTTTCTCAACCATCCTACTTCGCAGGCAAACAATGTGACCACCGGTAAAATTTACCAGGAAGTCATCAACAAAGAACGGGAAGGTGCCTACCTCGGAAAGACCGTACAGGTGATTCCCCATATTACCGATGAGATTAAAAGAAGGATTCAATTGCTTGGAAATTCGGGTGATTATGAATTGGTGATTACCGAAATCGGCGGCACTGTCGGCGACATCGAATCACTGCCTTACATTGAAGCCGTGCGACAGATGAAGTGGGAACTCGGGAATTCAAACTGCCTCGTCATTCACCTTACACTTGTACCCTATTTAAAAGCAGCTAAAGAGCTGAAAACCAAGCCAACACAACATTCAGTTAAAGAGTTGCTTGAAAATGGAGTACAGCCTGATATCCTCGTTTGCAGAACAGAACACCACCTCAATAATGACCTCCGCCGCAAGATCGCTTTGTTCTGTAATGTTACCACGAATGCAGTGATTGAGTCCATTGATGCTGAGTCCATTTATGATGTTCCGTTGCTGATGTTGAAAGAGAATCTTGACAAGACAGTATTGTCAAAGCTCAAGCTTCGAACCGGCGATGAACCCAATCTTGATAATTGGAAAGAGTTCATGGGCAAGTTGAAAAACCCGACATCAGAAGTTAAGATCGGTCTCATTGGAAAGTACGTTGAACTCGCCGATGCTTATAAATCCATCCGCGAATCTTTTGTGCATGCAGGCACCATCAATGAATGCAAAGTGGACCTGATTTCTATTCACTCTGAACACATCAATCCTAAAAATGTACATCACCTGCTGGGGGAATTGAATGGTATTCTTGTGGCTCCCGGTTTTGGTCCCCGGGGTATTGAAGGGAAAGTAACCGCCATTAAATATGCGCGTGAAAACAATCTTCCGTTTTTTGGCATTTGCCTCGGCATGCAATGCGCCGTTGTTGAATATGCGCGCAATGTGCTTGGATGGCCGGAAGCCAATTCTACCGAGATGGATACCGAAACCAACGTTCCGGTAATTGACATGATGGAAGAACAGAAAAAGGTAGTATTGAAAGGCGGCACCATGCGACTGGGTTCTTACGAGTGTACATTAAAGAAGTCGTCGAAGGCCTATCAGGCATATGGCCATGTTTCTATCTTTGAACGCCACCGTCACAGGTATGAATTCAACAATAAATACCTTTCTGCCTTTGAGGAAACCGGATTTATGGCTACCGGCACCAATCCTGAAAGCAACCTTGTTGAAGTGATTGAACTGAAAAAACATCCCTGGTTTGTGGGTGTGCAGTATCATCCTGAATTAAAAAGCACTGTTGACAATCCACATCCGCTTTTTGTAAAATTTATATCGGCGGCTATCGAAGATCAGAAAAGAAAAGAAAGCAACCCGACTGCAGTAATCGAAGAAAAAACACCTGTATATCTTTAA
- a CDS encoding nucleotidyl transferase AbiEii/AbiGii toxin family protein produces the protein MIPQAYITEWSNYVPWQTNEQVEQDLVICRALIEIFKDDFLAESLAFRGGTALHKLYLQSQPRYSEDIDLVQVRSEPIKETIQRLQKALSFLAKSNVTPRKDNNTIFYRFESEFPPIQKLKLKVETNCREHFSVLGWEKKPFSVNSEWFKGDCNLTTYSLEELLGTKLRALYQRRKGRDLFDLWKALITANVNPELVIKCYKEYMSFSLEKAIPTKKQFILNLEAKRNDAEFLGDTVALLRPEEKYNQDEAFELVLKNLVELM, from the coding sequence ATGATACCACAAGCATACATTACAGAATGGAGCAATTATGTTCCTTGGCAAACAAACGAACAGGTTGAACAAGACCTTGTGATTTGCAGAGCATTGATTGAAATCTTCAAAGATGATTTTCTTGCTGAGAGTTTGGCTTTCAGAGGAGGAACCGCTTTGCACAAACTTTATTTGCAATCGCAACCAAGATATTCGGAAGACATTGACTTAGTTCAGGTTCGATCTGAACCAATTAAAGAAACCATTCAACGATTACAAAAAGCACTTTCGTTTCTTGCAAAGTCAAATGTTACACCACGAAAAGACAACAATACCATTTTCTACAGATTTGAATCAGAGTTTCCACCAATTCAAAAACTTAAATTAAAAGTTGAAACTAATTGCCGTGAACATTTCTCAGTTTTAGGATGGGAGAAAAAACCGTTTTCTGTTAACTCCGAATGGTTTAAAGGGGATTGCAATTTAACCACGTATTCACTTGAAGAATTATTAGGCACAAAACTTAGAGCATTATACCAGAGACGAAAAGGAAGAGATTTGTTTGACTTATGGAAAGCACTTATTACAGCTAACGTAAATCCCGAATTAGTTATCAAATGCTATAAAGAGTATATGAGTTTCTCTTTGGAAAAAGCAATCCCAACTAAGAAGCAGTTCATTCTGAATCTTGAAGCCAAAAGAAATGATGCCGAGTTTTTGGGTGATACAGTTGCTTTGTTACGACCGGAAGAAAAGTATAATCAAGACGAAGCTTTTGAATTAGTATTAAAAAATCTCGTGGAACTAATGTAG
- a CDS encoding T9SS type A sorting domain-containing protein, with protein sequence MKKSTLLFISLCVGTLAFAQSTQLTRIADPRMSVDLANDNMLLQSTPKRLPPATQSAGTRDLTAVALGSSSNGLTVLSNQCNVIVADNTTKVVVFVHRNNAGAFGGTSSQYRYDVSKDGGLTFTNDIGALNPNTDGAGAGGINGRYPQGALINPSNAAVPDSVYLVYEGTWHNGDGTAPANTWEGIISGVGQVDGDVLSFTEVIDSVNHGDVGIFTSLVKGLPGEYWAMAQVFDEDDIAGYPNDSSYVLIKGVWNAATRNVEWTLNKTITLPPDLAFDGETSWLDPLIAFDPTGMKGWIAIGGDFIDDGLYVYQPVFISTNDGGASWSEPTYVDLTSFDNVLLSLDPLSSGIPSTGYEAALVVDKFGNPHYVNVVGGGQDYGIQSGLNLHCYDITNHAGTWEAIQLDVDSVATFRGVVGTNVTYTEDNRCQATTTPDGSKVFFSWIDTDPSLVDPYAADNTYPNLFIRGLDVNSWQLSFEAKNATYNTDWDGKAYMPHLAPVSLRDDPTATTTIPVVIVDPAGAFDAVSNFWYLGGITFADTEFPTTGVNEVIEPSAFSVGANYPNPFNGSTQFTVKVTETSQLNVKVQNILGETFSEQTYQFAPGNHTVAINRNTLAAGVYFYTVSSGNASVTHKMVIE encoded by the coding sequence ATGAAAAAATCTACGCTTCTGTTTATTTCATTGTGTGTTGGAACTTTGGCATTTGCCCAAAGCACCCAACTTACACGCATTGCCGATCCGCGAATGAGTGTCGATCTGGCAAATGACAATATGCTATTGCAATCTACTCCTAAGCGCCTGCCTCCTGCTACACAATCAGCGGGTACGCGTGATTTGACAGCGGTGGCTTTAGGAAGTTCCAGCAATGGGTTAACAGTATTAAGTAATCAATGTAATGTGATAGTAGCTGATAATACCACAAAAGTTGTGGTGTTTGTTCATCGCAACAATGCCGGAGCTTTTGGTGGCACCAGTTCACAGTACCGCTATGATGTTTCCAAAGATGGCGGTCTCACTTTTACGAATGATATCGGAGCGCTCAATCCAAATACAGACGGAGCAGGTGCTGGTGGTATAAACGGACGTTATCCGCAAGGCGCTCTTATCAATCCTTCCAATGCCGCTGTGCCTGACAGCGTTTATTTGGTATATGAAGGAACATGGCACAATGGTGATGGAACTGCACCTGCCAATACATGGGAAGGGATTATCTCAGGTGTGGGTCAGGTAGATGGTGATGTTTTATCTTTCACTGAAGTCATTGATTCTGTGAACCATGGTGATGTGGGCATTTTTACTTCCTTAGTAAAAGGATTACCGGGAGAATATTGGGCAATGGCACAGGTGTTTGATGAAGATGACATCGCTGGCTATCCCAATGACAGTAGTTACGTTTTGATAAAAGGCGTTTGGAATGCTGCCACCCGCAATGTAGAATGGACACTTAATAAAACAATTACCCTTCCACCGGATCTCGCTTTTGATGGAGAAACATCCTGGCTCGATCCGTTAATTGCATTCGATCCTACCGGCATGAAAGGATGGATTGCGATAGGAGGTGATTTTATTGATGATGGACTGTACGTTTATCAACCCGTTTTTATTTCTACCAACGATGGTGGTGCAAGCTGGTCAGAACCAACTTATGTTGACCTTACCTCATTCGACAATGTTTTGTTGAGTCTTGATCCACTCAGCAGTGGAATACCAAGCACTGGTTATGAAGCAGCACTGGTAGTGGATAAATTTGGAAATCCACATTATGTAAATGTAGTAGGCGGTGGACAGGATTATGGAATTCAATCCGGCTTAAACCTGCATTGCTACGACATTACAAATCATGCAGGAACATGGGAAGCCATTCAATTAGATGTTGACAGCGTCGCAACTTTCCGTGGCGTAGTTGGAACCAATGTCACCTACACAGAAGACAACCGTTGCCAGGCTACTACTACTCCAGATGGCAGCAAGGTATTCTTCAGTTGGATAGACACCGATCCTAGTTTGGTTGATCCCTATGCAGCCGACAACACGTATCCCAATCTTTTTATCAGGGGACTCGATGTAAATTCATGGCAGCTTTCGTTCGAAGCTAAAAATGCTACTTATAACACCGATTGGGATGGCAAAGCTTATATGCCACACCTTGCTCCGGTAAGTCTGCGTGATGATCCGACTGCAACTACCACTATTCCTGTGGTTATTGTTGATCCTGCCGGTGCATTCGATGCAGTTTCTAATTTCTGGTATTTGGGAGGTATAACATTCGCTGATACAGAATTCCCGACAACCGGTGTTAACGAGGTAATTGAACCAAGTGCTTTTTCGGTAGGTGCTAACTATCCAAATCCATTTAATGGTTCAACACAATTTACCGTAAAGGTTACTGAAACTTCTCAACTTAATGTTAAGGTTCAAAATATTTTGGGAGAAACTTTCTCTGAACAGACGTATCAGTTTGCTCCTGGCAACCACACGGTTGCTATTAACAGGAACACATTGGCAGCAGGTGTTTATTTCTACACTGTGTCATCAGGCAATGCTTCCGTTACACACAAAA
- the yidC gene encoding membrane protein insertase YidC, producing MDRNAAIGFVLIALIFIAYIYINTPSQEETARLHRQQDSISLVQQQRHFADSVNAISPDSNAIVNKGDTTVKQTATGIFSDTSVTAEEIVNIENEVMKVKLSSKGGKVVSVELKKFKTYDQQPLILFDEKNTFFNYAFFSGTTQVGTDDVLFKTTGKSFAVAQNDSNTIVFRAYASSNRYIEQRYTLKGNSYLLNYQFNLVGMDSVISKNNPDINLEWNTNFSHTEKDVEMEKNYSSIYFRYWDDDVESISEHSTGDMNAPGKLQWVSFKQHFFNATLITQQPFAQGNFSTQSELGSDYVKKMSAQLVLPFDNNKKQVSYPMQFYFGPNNYQDLKRLGDYDLEQIIPLGAGLFGIISSPINKYFIIPLFNFLNNYVLNFGLIILIMTVLLRIILFPLNYRSFLSAAKMRVLKPEIDELKEKYKDDQAKFGQEQLKLFRSAGVNPLGGCVPALLQLPILAAMYTFFPLSIELRQQALWWTKDLSTYDSILNLGFSIPFYGDHVSLWTIIMTITSILFAIYNNQLSGVTGQMKYMAYIFPVMLLGVFNSLPAALTYYYSLSNIVAFGQQYIIKNYIIDEDAIHRKIQDNKKKPVKKSKLQERLENMAKAQTQQAKKSK from the coding sequence ATGGACAGGAATGCGGCTATTGGATTTGTGCTGATCGCGTTGATCTTCATTGCATACATTTATATTAATACCCCTTCACAGGAAGAAACTGCCCGTTTGCACAGGCAGCAGGATTCCATCTCGTTGGTTCAGCAGCAGCGACACTTTGCAGATTCTGTCAATGCAATTTCACCTGACAGCAATGCGATAGTCAACAAAGGTGACACTACCGTGAAGCAAACTGCCACCGGTATTTTCTCAGATACTTCGGTTACCGCGGAAGAAATAGTGAACATTGAAAATGAAGTGATGAAAGTAAAACTGTCAAGCAAAGGCGGCAAAGTGGTATCAGTAGAATTGAAGAAATTCAAAACGTATGATCAGCAACCACTCATCCTGTTCGACGAAAAAAACACGTTCTTCAATTATGCTTTTTTTTCCGGCACCACGCAGGTCGGAACTGATGATGTTCTTTTTAAAACTACCGGGAAATCTTTTGCAGTAGCACAAAATGATTCCAACACGATTGTTTTCCGTGCATACGCATCATCCAATCGCTATATCGAACAACGCTATACTTTGAAAGGCAACTCCTACCTGTTGAATTATCAATTCAACCTCGTAGGCATGGACAGCGTGATCAGCAAAAACAATCCGGACATTAATTTAGAATGGAATACCAACTTCAGTCATACCGAAAAGGATGTTGAAATGGAAAAGAATTATTCTTCCATTTATTTCCGCTATTGGGATGATGATGTGGAAAGTATTTCTGAGCACAGCACCGGTGACATGAATGCTCCGGGCAAGCTGCAATGGGTTTCTTTCAAACAACATTTTTTTAATGCCACTTTAATTACACAGCAGCCCTTTGCACAAGGCAACTTCAGCACACAATCTGAATTGGGTTCAGATTACGTGAAGAAAATGAGCGCTCAGCTTGTGTTGCCTTTTGACAATAATAAAAAACAGGTAAGCTATCCGATGCAGTTTTATTTCGGACCTAACAACTACCAGGACTTAAAACGATTGGGCGATTATGACCTGGAGCAAATCATTCCTTTAGGTGCCGGACTCTTTGGTATCATCTCCTCTCCGATCAATAAATATTTCATCATTCCGCTTTTTAATTTTCTAAACAACTATGTGCTGAATTTCGGACTGATCATTTTAATCATGACAGTGCTGTTGCGTATCATTCTCTTTCCGCTTAATTACCGTTCCTTTCTTTCTGCGGCAAAAATGCGTGTGCTGAAACCTGAAATTGATGAGCTCAAAGAAAAATATAAGGACGATCAGGCAAAGTTCGGACAGGAACAATTAAAACTCTTCCGTTCGGCTGGTGTAAATCCATTGGGAGGTTGTGTTCCCGCATTGTTGCAATTGCCCATACTTGCGGCCATGTACACTTTCTTCCCGCTTTCTATCGAATTGCGGCAACAGGCATTGTGGTGGACCAAAGATCTCTCCACCTACGATTCAATTTTAAATCTTGGTTTCTCTATTCCTTTTTACGGCGATCACGTGAGCTTATGGACCATCATCATGACGATCACTTCTATTCTTTTTGCGATTTACAACAACCAGCTTTCGGGTGTAACCGGTCAAATGAAATACATGGCGTATATTTTTCCTGTAATGCTGCTTGGCGTTTTTAATAGCCTTCCTGCCGCTCTCACGTACTATTATTCGTTATCGAATATCGTGGCGTTCGGGCAACAGTATATCATTAAGAATTACATCATAGATGAAGATGCCATTCACCGGAAAATACAGGACAATAAAAAGAAACCGGTTAAAAAATCCAAGTTGCAGGAACGACTCGAAAACATGGCTAAAGCACAGACGCAACAAGCGAAAAAATCAAAATAA